In the Gymnogyps californianus isolate 813 chromosome 3, ASM1813914v2, whole genome shotgun sequence genome, one interval contains:
- the LAMP5 gene encoding lysosome-associated membrane glycoprotein 5 → MAGGRLPGLLFLLHAAARLAAEQEVENLSGLSPNPEKDIFVVRENRTTCLMAEFAAKFIVPYDVWASNYVDLITEQADIPLSRGAEMKGKCGTNESELEISWLEQAYTLKLFFLKEGHNTSRGQEAFWRLSRIQFSYDTAERTYFKDAVSPGKHTASSHRLSALVTPAGKSYECQAQQTISLISSDHQKSVQLLLSEVRIQPFDFTADFVFSEEHKCPVDQREQLEETLPLILGLILGLVIVITLCVYHIHHKLTANQVQIPRDRSQYKHMG, encoded by the exons ATGGCCGGGGGGCGCCTCCCGGGGCTGCTCTTCCTCTTGC ACGCCGCGGCTCGCCTGGCTGCCGAGCAAGAAGTTGAAAACCTCTCCGGGCTCTCCCCTAACCCCGAAAAGGACATTTTCGTGGTGCGGGAAAACCGGACGACGTGTCTCATGGCGGAATTCGCCGCCAAGTTCATCGTCCCCTACGACGTGTGGGCCAGCAACTACGTGGAT CTGATCACGGAGCAAGCCGATATCCCGCTGTCGCGGGGCGCCGAGATGAAGGGCAAGTGCGGCACCAACGAGTCGGAGCTGGAGATCTCCTGGCTGGAGCAAGCGTACACCCTCAAACTCTTCTTCCTGAAG GAGGGGCACAACACGTCCCGGGGGCAGGAGGCTTTCTGGAGGCTCAGCCGGATCCAGTTCAGCTACGACACCGCCGAGCGCACCTACTTCAAGGACGCTGTCAGCC CTGGGAAGCACACGGCCAGCTCGCACCGGCTCTCTGCCCTGGTCACCCCGGCTGGGAAGTCCTACGAGTGCCAGGCACAGCAGACCATCTCCCTCATCTCCAGCGACCACCAGAAGTCTGTACAGCTCTTGCTGTCGGAAGTGCGCATCCAGCCCTTCGACTTCACCGCGGATTTTGTCTTCAGTGAAG aACACAAGTGCCCTGTGGACCAGAGGGAGCAGTTAGAAGAAACCCTGCCTCTGATTTTGGGCCTGATACTGGGGTTGGTTATCGTAATAACCCTCTGCGTTTACCATATCCACCACAAGCTGACAGCCAACCAAGTGCAAATTCCTCGGGACAGATCTCAGTACAAACACATGGGATAG
- the PAK5 gene encoding serine/threonine-protein kinase PAK 5, whose amino-acid sequence MFGKKKKRLEISGPSNFEHRVHTGFDHREQKFTGLPQQWHSLLADTANRPKPMVDPSCITPIQLAPMKTIVRGNKPRKDTSINGLLEEFDNISVTRSNSLRKESPPTHHEGNANHVPRHQEENGYITYSQYSSESDTTTDYVMEKYRDKTLYGEELDRYYKGSYAAKQNGHMMKVTSRDIYYSEVTPLQSDLSRFLPDYHAHLETKPKPLEYGGLKLEYQRIPSGSSLDYRDPFPYAPSRASVQSECPKERLEYSDGDWGHGLGKDDYDKRPKSSYVDPASPQPAMRQRSRSGSGLQEPAMPYGASAFKAHQQGHSYSSYTYPRLSETAAGIPKVDYDRAQLVVSPPLSGSDTYPRGPVKLPQSQSKVSYSSSSYQYPLVYHKASHYHQPSLQPSSPYISTASYPSSPSITSSAYPPPSWGSSSDQQPSRVSHEQFRAALQLVVSPGDPREYLDNFIKIGEGSTGIVCIATEKHTGKQVAVKKMDLRKQQRRELLFNEVVIMRDYHHENVVDMYNSYLVGDELWVVMEFLEGGALTDIVTHTRMNEEQIATVCLSVLRALSYLHNQGVIHRDIKSDSILLTSDGRIKLSDFGFCAQVSKEVPRRKSLVGTPYWMAPEVISRLPYGTEVDIWSLGIMVIEMIDGEPPYFNEPPLQAMRRIRDNLPPRVKDMHKVSSVLRGFLDSMLVREPSQRATAQELLRHPFLKLAGPPSCIVPLMRQHRHR is encoded by the exons actATTGTTAGAGGAAATAAGCCTCGAAAGGATACTTCAATCAACGGCCTGCTGGAAGAGTTTGACAATATCTCAGTGACACGATCCAATTCCCTGCGGAAGGAAAGTCCTCCCACCCACCATGAAGGAAATGCAAACCATGTGCCAAGGCACCAGGAGGAAAATGGTTATATCACGTATTCCCAGTACTCCAGTGAGTCAGACACTACAACAGACTATGTCATGGAAAAATATCGAGACAAGACTCTTTATGGGGAAGAGTTAGACAGGTACTACAAAGGGAGCTATGCCGCCAAGCAGAACGGGCACATGATGAAGGTGACTTCCCGGGACATCTATTATTCAGAAGTGACGCCCCTGCAGTCAGACCTCTCCAGGTTCCTCCCAGATTACCATGCACACCTGGAGACAAAGCCCAAACCGCTGGAATACGGCGGCCTAAAGCTGGAGTATCAGCGGATCCCCAGTGGATCCTCCCTGGACTATAGAGATCCCTTTCCTTATGCCCCATCCCGAGCATCAGTGCAGAGCGAGTGCCCCAAGGAGAGGCTGGAGTACAGCGACGGCGACTGGGGACATGGCCTGGGCAAGGACGACTACGACAAGAGGCCAAAGTCATCGTACGTGGACCCAGCGAGCCCTCAGCCAGCAATGAGGCAGAGGTCCAGGTCGGGCTCCGGTCTGCAGGAGCCAGCCATGCCCTACGGAGCAAGCGCTTTTAAAGCACACCAGCAAGGACATTCCTACAGCTCCTACACCTACCCCCGCTTGTCCGAAACCGCAGCAGGCATCCCCAAG GTGGATTATGATCGAGCGCAGCTGGTCGTGAGCCCACCGCTCTCTGGATCGGACACCTACCCCAGGGGCCCAGTAAAGCTACCTCAAAGTCAGAGCAAAGTCAGCTATTCAAGCAGCAGCTACCAGTACCCTCTGGTCTACCACAAAGCATCCCACTATCACCAGCCATCtctccagcccagctctccctATATTTCCACCGCCTCCTACCCCAGCTCCCCAAGTATCACGTCAAGTGCTTATCCTCCACCCAGCTGGGGATCCTCCTCAGACCAGCAGCCCTCCAGGGTGTCCCACGAACAATTcagagctgccctgcagctTGTGGTCAGCCCCGGCGACCCCCGGGAGTACTTGGACAACTTCATCAAGATCGGGGAGGGCTCCACAGGGATTGTCTGCATCGCCACTGAGAAGCACACGGGGAAGCAAgttgctgtgaagaaaatggatctcaggaaacagcagagaaggGAGCTGCTCTTTAATGAG gTTGTAATCATGAGAGATTACCATCATGAAAACGTGGTTGACATGTACAACAGTTACCTTGTTGGCGATGAGCTGTGGGTTGTGATGGAGTTTCTGGAGGGCGGCGCTTTGACAGACATAGTGACTCACACGAG GATGAACGAGGAGCAGATAGCGACCGTCTGCCTGTCCGTCCTGAGAGCCCTGTCCTACCTGCACAACCAAGGCGTCATCCACCGCGACATCAAAAGCGACTCCATCCTTCTCACGAGCGATGGGAGG ataaaattgtCCGACTTTGGGTTCTGCGCCCAAGTGTCAAAGGAGGTCCCCAGGAGGAAGTCGCTAGTTGGGACGCCGTACTGGATGGCGCCAGAGGTGATATCCCGCCTGCCCTATGGCACCGAG GTGGATATCTGGTCCCTGGGCATCATGGTGATAGAGATGATAGACGGCGAACCTCCCTACTTCAACGAGCCGCCGCTGCAGGCCATGCGCCGAATCCGGGATAACTTACCGCCCCGGGTGAAGGACATGCACAAG GTCTCCTCGGTCCTCCGGGGCTTCTTGGACTCGATGCTGGTGCGGGAGCCCTCGCAGAGAGCCACAGCACAGGAACTGTTGAGACATCCATTTCTCAAACTGGCTGGGCCCCCTTCTTGCATCGTGCCCCTCATGAGGCAGCACAGGCATCGCTGA